Below is a window of Paenibacillus polymyxa DNA.
TTGTCTGAAACGTTTATAATTTAGTGTAATTACAAATTATTGGAGGTTAGTTAGGTATGAAAAAAATCTTTCTTTCATCTATGCTTACTTTAGGTATGCTCTTAACATTTGCTATTCCGCTTTCTGCTGCACCGTCGATTCAATTAGTTATCAATAGTGAGGTGGTACATTCAGATGCCCCCCCTGTTTCTGTCGCAGGGAGAACTATGGTTTCTTTAGCTTCTTTGAAGCCGCTTAAGCTTAATTTAGTCTGGAATGCTAGCCAGAAGACGGTGACTGTTAATGCTCCTGGGGTGAAAGAAAAGCTTGTACTTACGATCGGCCAAAAAGAAGCTTCTTATGGAGAAAAAACACTTACTTTGGACGTGCCTGCTCAATTAAACAAGAATCGCGTTGTTGTGCCTTTGCGCTTTATCAGCGAAGCCTTTAAGGCCGACGTAGACTGGAAAGCGGAGAAGAACACTGTCATTATACGAAGTGCTGATCAAGTAGAAACATATAAGAAGCTGTATCAAGGTACGGATTTGGTGGCGGCACGTAAAATCGCTGTAGACCTTCCTTCGAATGATGAAAATACGCTTCATAATACCGAGGAGGGTGTTTATTATCAGTATATCTTTCCTGAAGGAGAAGCATTGAGATATTATTATGTTGTTGGGAATTTATATACTTACTATGAAATTAAGGATGATGTTAAACATCTAGTTTGGGAAGGTGTAGAAGAAGATTCGAGGAAGAAAATGAAAGAAAAAGGAAAGCGTCCACCGGAAGACAAAACACAATATTATTTTTTACAAGAACGTGTGGATCATAGTGTCACATATGGTAAAGTGGGGACCAAGAAGCCAGTAACGCAAGCTTTGCCTAAAAATACTACGGGATTAGCGGATATTATTGTACCTATTTCCGGTGAAGTAAGGAAAGATCAAATGAAATAGATTATTCACTTCATTTTGGACGTCCCATTGAACATGGGGCGTCTTCTTTTCGTATATGGTTTTTGAATCTCCGCATCAGACTGAAATGCTTCAGATCACAACATGGAAAACGCGCTTACACTTAACCAGCTCCAGCTCTAAGGCGGCAGAGAACGCCATCCAAGACCTGATAGCATGCGCTGGATCGCTCGTCCTAGAGCGCTTACTTCGGGAGAAAGCGCCCGCTTGAGGCGCTCTATGTTCCTGGTGCTCACTTAATGCAACCCACGGGCAAAAGCCTTGAAAAT
It encodes the following:
- a CDS encoding copper amine oxidase N-terminal domain-containing protein; translation: MKKIFLSSMLTLGMLLTFAIPLSAAPSIQLVINSEVVHSDAPPVSVAGRTMVSLASLKPLKLNLVWNASQKTVTVNAPGVKEKLVLTIGQKEASYGEKTLTLDVPAQLNKNRVVVPLRFISEAFKADVDWKAEKNTVIIRSADQVETYKKLYQGTDLVAARKIAVDLPSNDENTLHNTEEGVYYQYIFPEGEALRYYYVVGNLYTYYEIKDDVKHLVWEGVEEDSRKKMKEKGKRPPEDKTQYYFLQERVDHSVTYGKVGTKKPVTQALPKNTTGLADIIVPISGEVRKDQMK